The stretch of DNA TGTACATGCACTCACTGATCTCTCACAGGGTTGCAGAGTTATTGTTGAATACAGAACATTAATCCAGAAGCCATGGAAATTCCTATCAGACTGGCCGCCATGATGGTCCTGCTGGTGACAGTGACAGCGCATCCACACAGAAGGCACTGCCACATGTCCAGATACAGATCTGTGTCCCCCAGTGATATAAGGGCAGTCAGACGCCTGCACAATGAACATGTGAGTGTGAGACACACATAAAAAGGGGTTGTGACTGCGCCCCATTCATCAGAAGGGGCAGGATGGATACATTGGgaaccatgtggaagtgcaggagtgTGTTTGGGCACAATACCTTAATGAATTACATCAATATACACTCTCCATTATATCTATTTTAGAGCATACGGTGTGATCATAATTGCACCAATATTTGCAGACTTAGAGGTATAAGGGAGCATTCACAGTGTCCCATGCAGTGTGTAAAGTTCAAAAAACACAGCAATCAGCCACTTTTGTAGATTGGCCACTttatggggcattgtgcaaatagccgcAGCCCAGAGCACAGAGTGAACTCCTTGCTCAATCTAGTGTTGCATGTGTTAGGCCGTTCTAGATTAAAAAGGGGTTAGCTTTGGGCATCCCCCTACCTGTACCAGATGCACAAGATACTCAGCTGCAGGATGTGCAGGCCATatcagggccctgtccttacctttTGTCCTAAGGCGGGCagtaagggcagggctggggtgtGCCTTTTGATGCTGCTTTTTGCATGGAGCGCCAGAGCAGCACAGCCCTGGTAGAAAAAGTATCTAAATCATTTCAATATAGgagatactgtatataggtggTTCCCAGGAGTCATTTATATGAGTGATTATAACTGCCACTGCCCATCTGTACATACAGGACATTACATAGTCTATTCTTCTCTAGGAGAAAAGCCCTTTCAGCGATGGGATAAAATGTCAGAAGAAACTGTTTCGCCAGAAGGCGTCTGTATGTGACCTGAAGGTAAGGAAATGTAGTTCCCACACTTATAATAAAACCCTGTTTTAGTTTTTTCTGATGAGTATAAATAAGGGACATTGCCTTTTACCTGTCCCTCTTTGGGTCTCTTTTGCAAGTACTGACAACATTTCCCTTGTACCTACCCATGATATTAAACCTCCTAAGTACCACCTCTTGCTCTCTCGTGAGGTATCTCTTATATCTGCATTAAAGTGACATTTTATCCTGTTCCTCAGGCAAGTGACAGACTGATTCTGACTCTGGAGAGAGTTACCATGGCTGTAGATGTGCTGACAAACATAACAGACTCTCCACTTAGTGAATTCGTATCCAAGCCGCTTGAGTTTTTCCATAGCCTGGAAGATGATCTGAAGCACTGTGTAAGTTCAAATGGGCAATATACAAGGCATACTAGGAGAACTCTAAAATGCAGTGGTACAGGGTAACTGTCTTCTACAGGCAAATCAATGCTTCATTTTCTAACAATGTCTGTTTTCCCTTACAGAGGAAGTCTCCATTGTACAGTGACCCTCCCTCCCAACAGCTGATGCCATGGCTGAACCATCTCAAGCATTTCAGGGAAAGGGTGAGGATACTGTAGATGAGCAGAggatgaggggtaggaaggggagCAGACAAGAATATATTCCCACATTGTACTT from Xenopus tropicalis strain Nigerian chromosome 8, UCB_Xtro_10.0, whole genome shotgun sequence encodes:
- the ifnl3 gene encoding interferon, lambda 3 precursor, with translation MEIPIRLAAMMVLLVTVTAHPHRRHCHMSRYRSVSPSDIRAVRRLHNEHEKSPFSDGIKCQKKLFRQKASVCDLKASDRLILTLERVTMAVDVLTNITDSPLSEFVSKPLEFFHSLEDDLKHCRKSPLYSDPPSQQLMPWLNHLKHFRERVSSQCVQDAVLLSLTQLLIEDVMCWANKE